One window from the genome of Paenibacillus azoreducens encodes:
- a CDS encoding CPBP family intramembrane glutamic endopeptidase, with product MNPVGQPLQLKVNYKRLGVFAVIGLVLFVLFQILPSTASETLEQQNTKVISKEQALSAAETFAQDTLHLQIDKNKDAVITYQSSSDLFGYLSREKLLEKYNKTYEKNYPYDVFRVRLATQGENSSASVDVHMNSSKVVAFSVTPRYSKYAAAMAEPNKELRESKLKIVEGDLSLQDKQQLAEPWLQQMGYNAGKLEVSTGRSGTGLVYTDPAQSIGSSKLQIKFTFEDGAIHSFQPAFSVPESHMAYVSQQTSLAKWLTMLGYGLLTFVLGVLAIVYSALTRHHTSFKRGIFLSVFYFAVATFSSYNLLPVYKAEGLSGFGLSLALVFQTFFNMVMAALLYFSLVGGDGLWRKRGLNAWARAKEPGYGSYVLHSMFTGYLWAFILMGVQSVIYIVLDKSIHSWSTTDATQSPYNMLYPWLLPIMAWMAGISEEAVYRLFGIPMMKKLVRNTFLACLIPTLIWAFGHTLYPIFPVYTRPIELTVIGLLFSFIFLKHGYIAAMFSHVVFDSVLMSFSLFALGDVPDILAGIVTIVMPAIVGYIVYLYNRKKYPTETKKEPYVMTPHPEGLQ from the coding sequence ATGAATCCTGTCGGACAACCGCTTCAGCTCAAAGTCAATTATAAACGGCTCGGAGTGTTTGCGGTCATCGGCCTGGTCCTGTTCGTCCTGTTCCAAATTTTGCCGTCCACCGCTTCGGAGACGCTTGAGCAGCAGAATACAAAAGTAATCAGTAAAGAGCAGGCCCTCAGCGCCGCCGAGACCTTTGCGCAAGATACGCTGCATCTTCAAATCGACAAAAACAAAGACGCGGTCATTACCTACCAATCGAGTTCAGATTTATTCGGATACTTGTCCAGGGAAAAGCTGCTGGAGAAATACAATAAAACATATGAAAAGAATTATCCCTACGATGTCTTTCGGGTCCGTCTGGCTACGCAAGGGGAAAATAGTTCCGCAAGCGTTGATGTACATATGAACTCCAGTAAAGTCGTCGCTTTTTCCGTCACGCCGCGTTACTCGAAATATGCAGCAGCGATGGCGGAGCCAAATAAGGAACTTCGGGAGAGCAAGCTGAAAATCGTCGAAGGAGATCTGTCTCTGCAGGACAAACAGCAGCTTGCCGAGCCGTGGCTGCAGCAAATGGGATATAATGCCGGAAAGCTGGAGGTATCGACCGGAAGGAGCGGAACCGGACTTGTCTATACGGATCCGGCTCAATCTATCGGAAGTTCCAAGCTCCAGATCAAATTTACGTTCGAAGATGGAGCCATTCACTCCTTCCAGCCCGCTTTTTCGGTTCCCGAGTCCCACATGGCTTACGTAAGCCAGCAGACATCCTTGGCCAAATGGCTGACGATGTTAGGATATGGGCTGTTAACGTTTGTGCTTGGCGTACTCGCGATTGTATACAGCGCTTTGACCCGCCATCATACTTCCTTTAAGCGGGGAATATTTTTAAGCGTATTTTATTTTGCGGTAGCGACGTTCAGCAGTTACAACTTGCTGCCTGTATACAAAGCCGAAGGCCTATCCGGTTTCGGACTTTCTCTTGCATTGGTTTTTCAAACCTTTTTTAACATGGTTATGGCAGCCCTTCTGTACTTCTCCTTGGTCGGCGGAGACGGACTCTGGCGCAAAAGAGGCCTTAATGCCTGGGCAAGGGCCAAAGAACCCGGATACGGATCTTATGTGCTTCACAGCATGTTTACCGGTTATCTCTGGGCGTTCATACTGATGGGGGTTCAATCCGTCATCTATATCGTGCTGGATAAGAGCATTCACAGCTGGTCTACCACGGACGCCACCCAATCGCCTTACAATATGCTTTATCCATGGCTGCTGCCGATTATGGCATGGATGGCCGGCATTTCCGAAGAGGCGGTTTACCGCTTGTTCGGCATTCCGATGATGAAGAAGCTTGTGAGGAATACCTTTCTCGCCTGCCTGATCCCGACGTTGATCTGGGCGTTCGGACATACCCTGTATCCGATTTTTCCGGTATACACGCGGCCGATTGAGCTGACGGTCATCGGTTTGTTGTTCAGCTTTATTTTCCTGAAACACGGTTACATCGCCGCCATGTTCAGCCATGTGGTCTTCGACAGCGTGCTAATGAGCTTCAGCCTGTTTGCATTGGGCGACGTGCCGGACATCCTTGCAGGGATCGTCACGATCGTCATGCCTGCCATAGTCGGTTACATTGTTTACCTTTATAACCGCAAGAAATACCCCACAGAAACTAAAAAGGAGCCATATGTTATGACTCCTCATCCTGAAGGGCTGCAATAA
- a CDS encoding TrkH family potassium uptake protein, whose protein sequence is MTAKLKWFRLAPPQILVLGFAAIILIGAILLTLPIANTTGKPLRFIDALFTATSATCVTGLVVKDTGTFFNPFGQVVIMLLIQVGGLGFMTMATLFSLALKRKISLRDRLILQEAMNQNTMEGIVRLIRKVLLFSLIIEGCGAALFAISWSFDMPVGRAIYFGIFHGVSMFNNAGFDLFGHFNSLTGYVYDPLVNIVVMFLIVSGGIGFIVMSDLVDYRKNRKLSLHSKIVLSMTGSLILVGAVVIFIFEFTNSKTLGSLNWGGKILASFFQSVTPRTAGANTLDLASMRQASQFFMVILMFIGASPGSTGGGIKTTTFTILVGAVIAMIRGRDDIVFFRYRLAQERIFKALTITFLALFLVVGVSMVLSTTEDSNFLTILYETTSAFGTVGLTLGLTQHLSLIGKILICLTMFAGRLGPLTLAYALGPKKGKELYRHPEGKIIIG, encoded by the coding sequence TTGACAGCTAAATTGAAGTGGTTTCGATTGGCTCCCCCGCAAATTCTTGTTTTGGGGTTTGCCGCCATTATTTTGATCGGGGCCATACTACTTACTTTGCCGATCGCGAATACGACGGGCAAGCCGCTTCGCTTTATCGACGCCCTGTTTACAGCAACTTCGGCGACTTGCGTTACCGGTTTGGTTGTCAAAGATACGGGGACGTTTTTCAACCCCTTCGGACAAGTTGTGATTATGCTGCTCATTCAGGTGGGCGGTCTCGGGTTTATGACGATGGCGACTTTATTTTCCCTTGCGCTCAAACGCAAGATTTCGCTGCGCGACCGTTTGATCCTTCAGGAAGCCATGAACCAGAACACGATGGAAGGCATCGTGCGCCTGATCCGGAAGGTCCTGCTCTTTTCGCTGATTATCGAAGGCTGCGGGGCCGCATTGTTTGCGATCAGCTGGTCCTTTGACATGCCGGTGGGCCGGGCGATTTACTTCGGCATTTTCCATGGGGTGTCCATGTTCAACAATGCGGGATTTGACCTGTTCGGGCATTTTAACAGTTTGACGGGTTATGTGTATGATCCGCTGGTGAACATCGTCGTGATGTTTCTGATCGTGTCCGGCGGCATCGGTTTTATCGTCATGTCGGATCTTGTGGATTACCGTAAGAACCGCAAGCTTTCGCTGCACTCCAAAATCGTGTTGTCCATGACGGGATCGCTCATCCTGGTGGGGGCTGTGGTCATCTTTATTTTCGAATTTACCAATTCCAAAACGTTAGGTTCGCTAAACTGGGGCGGTAAAATTCTCGCTTCATTTTTCCAGTCGGTGACGCCGCGCACAGCGGGTGCGAACACGCTGGATTTGGCGAGCATGCGCCAGGCTTCCCAATTTTTTATGGTCATATTGATGTTTATCGGCGCTTCGCCTGGTTCTACCGGGGGCGGCATCAAAACGACGACCTTTACCATTCTGGTCGGAGCCGTCATCGCTATGATCCGCGGCCGCGACGATATCGTGTTTTTCCGTTACCGGCTGGCCCAGGAACGTATCTTCAAAGCTCTGACCATCACTTTCCTGGCTTTATTCCTGGTGGTGGGAGTATCGATGGTGCTTTCGACGACGGAAGACAGCAACTTCCTGACGATTTTGTACGAAACGACTTCGGCTTTCGGCACGGTTGGACTGACTTTGGGGCTGACGCAGCATTTGTCGCTGATCGGCAAAATATTAATTTGCCTCACGATGTTTGCCGGTCGGCTCGGGCCTCTAACTTTGGCTTATGCGTTGGGTCCTAAAAAAGGCAAGGAGCTGTACCGTCATCCCGAAGGGAAGATCATTATCGGATAG
- a CDS encoding potassium channel family protein: protein MKTQQFVVIGLGRFGSSLALELIDLGYEVLGIDKNEEVVSDMSEYLTHAVVADATDEEVLKSLGIRNFDCGIVAIGDDIQMSILAAILLKDLGVHTVVAKAISVLHGRALEKLGVDRVIFPEKDMGIRVAHQLVTPNLLDYIELSKEYSIVEMKVPETLDCKTLSEINTRAKFGCSIVAIHRDGKVIVAPTAMDQLRAGDIMVIIGANGNIDRFESEAVNVD, encoded by the coding sequence ATGAAAACACAGCAATTTGTCGTCATCGGTCTAGGACGGTTCGGCTCGAGTCTGGCGCTGGAGCTGATCGATTTGGGGTACGAGGTGCTTGGAATCGATAAAAACGAGGAAGTCGTCAGCGACATGAGCGAATATTTAACGCATGCAGTCGTAGCCGATGCTACGGACGAGGAAGTGCTAAAATCGTTAGGCATCCGCAATTTCGACTGCGGGATCGTCGCGATCGGCGACGATATCCAAATGAGCATTCTCGCTGCGATCCTGCTGAAGGATTTGGGTGTGCACACCGTCGTTGCCAAAGCGATTTCGGTGCTCCACGGACGCGCCCTCGAGAAGCTTGGGGTTGACCGCGTCATTTTCCCGGAAAAAGACATGGGGATCCGCGTTGCCCATCAGCTCGTGACGCCGAACCTGCTTGACTACATCGAGCTGTCCAAAGAATACAGCATCGTGGAGATGAAGGTGCCTGAGACATTGGATTGTAAAACCTTAAGCGAAATCAACACCCGCGCCAAATTCGGCTGCAGTATCGTAGCGATCCACCGCGACGGCAAGGTTATCGTGGCGCCAACGGCGATGGATCAGCTTCGCGCCGGGGATATTATGGTTATTATCGGCGCCAATGGCAATATAGACCGCTTCGAGAGCGAAGCCGTCAACGTAGACTAA
- a CDS encoding cation:proton antiporter, whose product MESETTEIIHHILILLLFIITVGMLSGRLASWLKLPDVAIFIIAGMVLGRGLHLINAASSSLFNQLILTAGSALILFDGGRNLRLSGLKKVWITLSLLSVPGVLITTGVVGIAVHYLFGLDWIFSFLAAAVIASTDPASIIPVFKQVKIKERVRETVESESAFNDATGSIVTFALLAAVAGGKSLEVGGMVWDFVKTAVGGIVVGAVVSIILTYLVAHFRLGVLRDYTTIAMIVVALSSYLIGDMLHVSGFMATFVAGLVWGNADTMGLSMDEKLEESGTFADNTSVMMRMLIFILLGSQVDFQALGQYFWPSLGAVLVLMFVARPLTILLCALPDRKVKWSWNELLFMMWVRETGVIPAALSGMIVGMGIAHAGTISAITFMAIMLTILLQASTTGLVARKLGLEIKADGHPSAAAHAAGHKP is encoded by the coding sequence ATGGAATCCGAGACGACTGAAATTATTCATCATATTTTAATCCTGCTGCTCTTTATCATTACCGTCGGCATGCTGTCCGGTCGGCTGGCTTCCTGGCTTAAGCTGCCGGATGTAGCCATCTTTATCATCGCCGGAATGGTGCTGGGAAGAGGGCTTCATTTGATTAATGCCGCGAGCAGTTCGCTGTTCAACCAACTTATTCTGACAGCCGGTTCGGCGCTTATTCTGTTTGACGGCGGCCGGAATCTGAGGCTGAGCGGATTGAAAAAGGTATGGATTACGCTGTCGCTGCTTAGCGTTCCCGGCGTGCTGATTACTACGGGCGTCGTCGGTATTGCTGTTCATTATCTATTCGGGCTGGACTGGATTTTCTCGTTTTTGGCCGCAGCGGTCATTGCATCCACCGATCCGGCCTCCATCATTCCGGTTTTTAAGCAGGTTAAGATTAAGGAACGGGTAAGAGAGACGGTGGAAAGCGAATCGGCATTTAACGACGCGACAGGTTCGATTGTGACATTTGCGCTGCTTGCGGCGGTTGCCGGCGGCAAGTCGCTGGAGGTAGGCGGCATGGTCTGGGATTTTGTCAAAACGGCAGTGGGCGGCATCGTTGTCGGGGCCGTTGTGTCGATCATATTAACGTATTTGGTAGCCCATTTTCGCCTGGGCGTATTAAGAGATTACACCACCATCGCCATGATAGTTGTTGCTCTTTCTTCCTATTTAATAGGGGATATGCTTCACGTGAGCGGATTTATGGCGACGTTCGTGGCCGGACTCGTTTGGGGCAATGCCGATACGATGGGGTTGTCCATGGACGAGAAGTTGGAGGAATCGGGGACGTTTGCGGATAATACGAGCGTCATGATGCGGATGCTCATTTTCATCTTGCTTGGCAGCCAGGTGGATTTTCAGGCGCTTGGCCAATATTTCTGGCCGAGCCTGGGAGCGGTGCTGGTGCTGATGTTTGTGGCCCGCCCGTTGACCATCTTGCTGTGCGCACTCCCGGACCGGAAAGTAAAATGGTCATGGAATGAGCTGCTTTTCATGATGTGGGTACGCGAAACGGGGGTTATTCCGGCCGCGTTGTCCGGCATGATTGTCGGGATGGGGATTGCCCACGCAGGCACGATCTCGGCCATCACCTTCATGGCGATCATGCTGACAATTTTGCTGCAGGCGAGCACGACCGGACTTGTGGCGCGCAAGCTTGGACTCGAGATCAAAGCAGACGGGCATCCTTCGGCTGCCGCACATGCCGCCGGACACAAACCATGA
- a CDS encoding LysR family transcriptional regulator, whose amino-acid sequence MFEDLDVFATIVEQSSLNKASKQLNLSQPALSRKISKLEDELGVSLFNRRGKRLELTAFGQTAYNFALEQRQQYQKFKQMIARYKGDDQISVTLGASLTTLQTTLPPLVTAFMEKHPTAELKLITGKTHEIVSAVRDKKLDAGIVASSIEEPGLHCTPLFDDHLELVLPKHHPLIEQDEVGMDMLHGLPMIIFSTGTWYRKLTDELFHRAGIVPDIRMEMDSFEAIVRLIPSCKAATLLPKSYLRRQLLDDNELIAVHIPALKETRRTTSLIHSESSGLSAGAKRWIEETKSIFGQFADRQY is encoded by the coding sequence ATGTTCGAAGATTTGGATGTTTTTGCTACAATTGTCGAACAGTCAAGCCTGAACAAAGCTTCAAAGCAGCTAAATTTATCACAGCCTGCCCTTTCCCGCAAAATCTCCAAACTCGAGGATGAACTGGGCGTCAGCTTGTTTAACCGCCGCGGCAAAAGGCTGGAGCTGACCGCATTCGGGCAAACTGCCTATAACTTCGCGCTTGAGCAGCGGCAGCAGTATCAGAAATTCAAGCAGATGATTGCCAGATATAAAGGGGACGACCAGATTTCGGTTACGCTCGGAGCCAGCCTGACGACGCTGCAGACCACGCTGCCGCCGCTCGTCACTGCTTTTATGGAAAAACATCCGACCGCCGAATTGAAACTCATTACCGGTAAAACGCATGAGATCGTCTCCGCTGTCCGCGACAAAAAGCTGGATGCCGGCATCGTCGCCTCTTCCATCGAGGAGCCCGGACTTCACTGCACCCCATTGTTTGACGATCACCTGGAGCTCGTTCTCCCGAAACACCATCCGCTGATCGAGCAGGATGAAGTCGGCATGGATATGCTGCATGGTTTGCCTATGATTATATTCTCAACCGGAACTTGGTACCGTAAACTTACCGACGAGCTTTTTCATCGGGCGGGCATCGTTCCGGACATCCGCATGGAGATGGACTCGTTCGAAGCGATCGTCCGCCTGATTCCATCCTGCAAGGCTGCCACTTTGCTGCCGAAGTCGTATCTGCGCAGGCAGCTTCTTGATGACAACGAGCTGATTGCTGTTCATATTCCAGCATTAAAAGAGACCCGGCGCACTACCTCGCTGATCCACTCGGAAAGCAGCGGTTTAAGCGCCGGGGCCAAACGCTGGATCGAGGAAACCAAGTCTATTTTCGGGCAGTTTGCGGATCGGCAATATTAA
- a CDS encoding succinate dehydrogenase cytochrome b558 subunit yields MNGYYSRKLHSLLGVIPLGLFFINHALTNFGAFEGGPARFNAGVKLINDLPLIFVLEWVVIYLPLIYHGVFGLYMAYQSKPNNGNYQYSRNWRYLFQRITGVITFVFIIWHVYETRVQIALGRVTHEELGNVMHNIMVQPGLFTLYLIGVISAAFHFANGLWSFFVSWGITVGPRAQRVSSYICMTLFVLVSIMLVLAMVAFRGAEFQAATGFLDTVKSVFS; encoded by the coding sequence ATGAATGGTTATTATTCCAGAAAGCTGCATTCGCTTCTTGGAGTCATTCCGCTCGGCTTGTTTTTCATCAATCATGCGCTGACGAATTTCGGCGCATTCGAGGGAGGTCCCGCACGTTTTAACGCCGGCGTCAAACTGATTAATGACCTTCCGCTTATCTTTGTGCTCGAGTGGGTGGTAATCTATCTGCCGCTGATTTATCATGGCGTGTTCGGGTTGTATATGGCCTACCAATCCAAGCCGAATAACGGAAACTACCAATATTCGCGCAACTGGCGTTACCTGTTCCAGCGGATCACGGGTGTGATTACTTTTGTGTTCATCATCTGGCATGTATACGAAACCCGTGTACAGATTGCGCTTGGCCGCGTAACGCATGAAGAGCTGGGGAACGTGATGCACAACATCATGGTCCAGCCAGGCCTGTTTACTTTGTACCTGATTGGTGTAATATCTGCAGCATTTCATTTCGCCAATGGCCTGTGGTCCTTTTTCGTCAGCTGGGGTATCACGGTTGGACCGCGTGCCCAACGTGTATCTTCTTACATCTGCATGACGCTGTTTGTTCTCGTGTCCATCATGCTCGTGCTGGCTATGGTGGCTTTCCGCGGAGCGGAATTTCAGGCGGCAACGGGATTTCTTGATACAGTAAAGTCAGTTTTTAGTTGA
- the sdhA gene encoding succinate dehydrogenase flavoprotein subunit → MATNNIIIVGGGLAGLMATIKAAEAGVHVHLFSLVPVKRSHSVCAQGGINGAVNTKGEGDSPWIHFDDTVYGGDFLANQPPVKAMCEAAPGIIHLMDRMGVMFNRTPEGLLDFRRFGGTKHHRTAYAGATTGQQLLYALDEQVRRHEAAGLVTKHENWEFLSAVIDDEGVCRGIAAQDLRSMEVHTFVADAVILASGGPGIIFGRTTNSVINTGTAASAVYQQGVVYANGEFIQIHPTAIPGDDKLRLMSESARGEGGRIWTYKDGKPWYFLEEKYPAYGNLVPRDIATREIFDVCVNQGLGVNGENTVYLDLSHKDPKELDVKLGGIIEIYEKFVGDDPRKLPMKIFPAVHYSMGGMWVDYNQMTNIPGLFAAGECEYQYHGANRLGANSLVSAIYGGMVAGPKAVEYIKGLKKSAADVSSTVFDKYKKQQEDKYENILKMDGNENAYALHKELGDMMTANMTVVRYNDKLEQTIGKIKDLKQRYKNININDKSRWNNPGAAFTRQLWNMLELAEAMTLGALLRNESRGAHYKPEFPDRNDEEFLKTTKATWTPDGPEISYEPVDVSLIPPRIRDYSKDK, encoded by the coding sequence ATGGCAACAAATAATATCATTATCGTGGGCGGCGGTCTGGCTGGCCTGATGGCTACCATCAAGGCGGCGGAAGCCGGCGTCCATGTTCACTTATTTTCTTTGGTTCCTGTCAAAAGATCGCACTCCGTATGCGCGCAAGGCGGAATCAACGGCGCCGTCAACACCAAAGGTGAAGGCGACTCTCCGTGGATTCACTTCGACGATACGGTATACGGCGGAGACTTTCTCGCCAATCAGCCGCCGGTCAAAGCGATGTGCGAAGCGGCGCCAGGCATCATTCACCTGATGGACCGGATGGGCGTTATGTTCAACCGCACGCCGGAAGGCCTGCTCGATTTCCGCCGTTTCGGCGGCACGAAACATCACCGTACGGCATACGCAGGCGCGACGACCGGCCAGCAGTTGCTGTATGCGCTGGATGAGCAGGTTCGCAGGCATGAGGCGGCAGGACTTGTAACGAAACATGAGAACTGGGAGTTCCTATCCGCGGTTATAGACGACGAAGGAGTCTGCCGCGGCATTGCCGCGCAGGATCTGCGTTCGATGGAGGTCCATACCTTTGTTGCAGATGCCGTTATTCTCGCCAGCGGCGGTCCCGGCATCATTTTCGGCAGAACGACGAACTCAGTTATTAACACGGGTACGGCGGCAAGCGCCGTGTATCAGCAGGGCGTCGTTTATGCGAACGGCGAATTCATTCAGATTCACCCGACGGCTATTCCAGGGGATGACAAGCTGCGCTTGATGTCCGAATCCGCGCGCGGCGAAGGAGGCCGGATCTGGACGTATAAAGACGGCAAACCTTGGTATTTCCTCGAAGAGAAATATCCGGCTTACGGCAACCTTGTTCCGCGCGATATCGCGACACGCGAAATTTTCGACGTATGCGTCAACCAAGGTTTGGGCGTTAACGGCGAAAATACGGTTTATCTCGACTTGTCGCATAAAGATCCGAAGGAACTGGACGTGAAGCTTGGGGGCATCATCGAAATCTATGAAAAATTCGTAGGCGATGACCCGCGTAAACTCCCGATGAAAATCTTCCCTGCCGTTCACTATTCCATGGGCGGCATGTGGGTCGATTACAACCAAATGACCAACATTCCGGGATTGTTTGCCGCAGGGGAATGCGAATACCAATATCACGGCGCGAACCGCCTGGGCGCCAACTCGCTCGTTTCGGCCATCTATGGCGGTATGGTAGCGGGACCTAAAGCGGTCGAATATATCAAAGGCTTGAAAAAGTCTGCCGCGGATGTGTCCTCCACCGTGTTCGACAAATATAAAAAGCAGCAGGAAGACAAATATGAAAACATCCTCAAAATGGATGGCAATGAAAATGCTTACGCTTTGCATAAGGAGCTTGGCGACATGATGACCGCCAACATGACGGTCGTTCGTTACAACGACAAACTGGAGCAAACGATCGGCAAGATCAAAGATTTGAAGCAGCGCTACAAAAACATCAACATCAACGATAAATCGCGCTGGAACAATCCGGGAGCTGCCTTCACAAGACAGCTGTGGAACATGCTTGAACTGGCCGAAGCCATGACGCTTGGAGCGCTTCTGCGCAATGAGAGCCGCGGCGCGCACTACAAGCCTGAATTCCCGGATCGCAACGATGAAGAGTTCCTGAAAACGACCAAAGCGACTTGGACGCCGGATGGGCCGGAAATTTCTTATGAGCCGGTTGACGTTTCGTTGATCCCGCCGCGGATCCGCGACTATTCCAAAGACAAGTAA
- the sdhB gene encoding succinate dehydrogenase iron-sulfur subunit has protein sequence MAEQTASTKKVKFIITRQDSPDAASYVEEFELPYRPGMNVISALMEIQRNPVNNQGKKVAPVCWESNCLEEVCGACSMVINGKPRQACAALVDKLEQPIRVQPMKTFPVVRDLIIDRSRMFNALKRVKAWIPIDGTYDLGPGPRMAEKKRQWAYELSKCMTCGVCLEACPNVNDKSDFIGPAAISQVRLFNAHPTGEMNAGERLDALMDDGGIEGCGNSQNCVRSCPKGIPLTTSIAEINKQTTKHMFKKWLSV, from the coding sequence ATGGCGGAACAAACTGCTTCTACCAAAAAAGTGAAGTTTATCATTACCCGTCAGGACAGCCCGGACGCTGCTTCGTATGTGGAGGAATTCGAGCTTCCTTATCGCCCGGGAATGAACGTTATCAGCGCGCTGATGGAAATTCAGCGCAATCCAGTAAATAACCAAGGTAAAAAAGTAGCGCCGGTATGTTGGGAATCCAACTGCCTCGAAGAGGTGTGCGGAGCCTGCTCCATGGTAATCAACGGCAAACCGCGCCAGGCCTGCGCCGCCCTGGTCGACAAGTTAGAGCAGCCGATCCGCGTACAGCCGATGAAAACATTCCCCGTGGTCCGCGACCTGATCATTGACCGCAGCCGAATGTTTAATGCGTTGAAGCGCGTTAAAGCCTGGATCCCGATCGACGGTACGTATGATCTTGGCCCAGGTCCCCGGATGGCTGAGAAAAAACGCCAATGGGCTTATGAATTGTCCAAATGCATGACTTGCGGCGTATGTTTGGAAGCATGTCCGAACGTAAACGATAAATCCGACTTTATCGGCCCTGCGGCAATTTCCCAAGTGCGTTTGTTTAATGCCCATCCGACGGGCGAAATGAACGCCGGGGAACGTCTGGATGCCCTGATGGACGATGGCGGAATCGAAGGCTGCGGCAACTCGCAAAACTGCGTCCGCTCCTGCCCGAAAGGCATTCCGCTGACGACATCCATTGCGGAAATCAACAAGCAGACGACCAAGCATATGTTCAAGAAATGGCTTAGCGTATAA
- a CDS encoding aldehyde dehydrogenase, protein MSNDTMTKLIQKQKHFYSTGATRPYEERLRQLKRLKGALVAYEKQIISALKQDLNKSELESFSTEIGIVYEELSFTVKHLHSWMKPKKAKTALTHIGSKGRIIPEPYGTALIIAPWNYPYQLAVSPLIGAIAAGNTVVLKPSELSPATSALLAEILESLFDEEYVAVVQGGPEVSQELLDQAVDYIFFTGSVHVGKIVMQAAAKRLIPLTLELGGKSPCIVHADAPLKLTAQRLVFGKFTNAGQTCIAPDYLLVHRSVKNELIAHTREAVAEFYGAEPLSNAAYGRIVSERHFRRLASFLQDGNILFGGQTAPDRLVIEPTLMDQVTWDTPVMQEEIFGPILPVLEYDHIQEAIDMINERPKPLALYLFTKEPEIEEMVVGSVSYGGGCINDTLMHIATPHLPFGGVGESGMGAYHGRGSFDTFTHYKSVLKQTNLFDIKFRYPSSKNGLKIMRKLMKP, encoded by the coding sequence ATGTCTAACGATACCATGACAAAGCTTATTCAGAAACAAAAACATTTTTACAGCACCGGCGCCACTCGGCCTTATGAAGAGCGTCTGCGCCAGCTCAAGCGGCTGAAAGGCGCGCTTGTTGCATACGAGAAGCAGATCATATCTGCTTTAAAACAGGATTTGAACAAAAGCGAATTGGAATCCTTTTCTACGGAAATCGGTATCGTCTATGAAGAATTATCCTTTACGGTCAAGCATTTGCACAGCTGGATGAAGCCCAAAAAAGCCAAAACCGCATTAACGCATATCGGCAGCAAAGGGCGGATCATCCCCGAACCTTATGGTACAGCACTGATTATAGCCCCTTGGAATTATCCTTACCAGCTTGCCGTCTCTCCTTTGATAGGCGCGATCGCCGCGGGAAATACCGTTGTGCTGAAGCCGTCAGAGTTGTCCCCGGCTACCTCCGCTCTGCTGGCTGAAATATTGGAGAGCCTTTTTGATGAGGAATATGTGGCTGTCGTGCAAGGCGGGCCGGAAGTAAGTCAGGAACTGCTGGATCAGGCTGTAGACTACATCTTTTTTACGGGAAGCGTCCATGTCGGCAAAATCGTCATGCAAGCAGCAGCTAAACGCCTCATACCGCTTACGCTTGAGCTCGGGGGCAAAAGTCCCTGCATCGTACATGCGGATGCTCCGCTCAAGCTGACGGCGCAGCGCCTGGTGTTCGGCAAATTTACCAATGCCGGTCAAACCTGTATCGCCCCTGATTATCTGCTTGTGCACCGCAGCGTGAAAAACGAGCTGATTGCCCACACCCGTGAAGCCGTTGCGGAATTTTATGGCGCCGAACCTTTATCCAATGCGGCATATGGACGTATCGTATCCGAAAGGCATTTCCGCAGGCTCGCTTCCTTTTTGCAGGACGGGAACATCCTATTCGGCGGCCAAACAGCCCCGGACCGTCTGGTCATCGAACCAACGCTTATGGACCAGGTAACCTGGGATACGCCTGTCATGCAGGAGGAGATTTTCGGACCGATTCTGCCGGTCCTTGAATATGACCATATCCAGGAAGCCATAGACATGATTAACGAGCGCCCAAAGCCGCTTGCCCTTTATTTGTTCACCAAGGAGCCCGAGATCGAAGAAATGGTTGTCGGAAGCGTATCATACGGCGGGGGCTGCATCAATGACACGCTGATGCACATCGCTACCCCACACCTGCCTTTCGGCGGCGTCGGGGAAAGCGGAATGGGCGCTTACCATGGCCGGGGCAGCTTCGATACGTTCACGCATTACAAAAGCGTGCTGAAACAAACCAACTTGTTTGATATCAAATTCCGGTATCCCTCATCCAAAAACGGCTTGAAAATCATGCGAAAACTGATGAAGCCTTGA